The following proteins are co-located in the Pseudobacteriovorax antillogorgiicola genome:
- a CDS encoding GTPase/DUF3482 domain-containing protein, whose product MIPSFAVVGRSNKGKSSIVATLTENDMIEIAATPRTTQTCQEFIMRASGQDLFQIIDTPGFEEAPAVLEWLQKKPVDAHQRRQRVEEFLKEFEGTNQFKYERELLSPIIAGAAILYVADASRPYRSNYESEFEILRWTGQHSMALINLIGKQEYIDDWEAALNQYFRKVRVFDAHKSYLEDRVQLLEELKVIHDQLRPQISKAIEIMKSEHQSRLYSSAHVIANFILKAINLEHKEDIVDTDFGPPNKQELQNAYLDTVRNMEQSCRDKLLLLFQYQWLETDETQLEGRFEEDDLFSRQTWEILGLSRTKLVTLGTAVGALAGGGIDVMAGGASLLVGSGLGAFLGGGSSLYLAYSDPTILGFKTKKSHYVIGPNKNPNFPWVLLDRALLFVQSLQQRTHAVQATLSVNHKPAGLGLSSQQNSKSLKRLAWIFRKSKWGLSRDSLCDELAAEILTMMNSIGKRESS is encoded by the coding sequence ATGATTCCAAGTTTTGCCGTCGTTGGCCGTTCGAATAAGGGGAAGTCTAGTATCGTAGCAACCCTAACTGAAAACGATATGATCGAGATCGCTGCAACACCTAGAACAACTCAAACGTGTCAAGAATTCATCATGCGAGCTAGCGGTCAAGACCTTTTTCAAATCATTGACACCCCTGGATTCGAGGAAGCTCCAGCGGTACTCGAGTGGCTCCAGAAGAAACCGGTTGATGCTCATCAGAGGAGGCAACGAGTTGAAGAGTTTTTGAAAGAGTTTGAGGGCACAAACCAATTCAAGTACGAACGTGAACTTCTAAGCCCAATTATTGCAGGCGCAGCAATTCTGTACGTTGCCGACGCAAGTCGGCCATACCGGTCCAACTATGAAAGCGAGTTTGAAATTCTCCGTTGGACCGGCCAGCACTCTATGGCACTGATTAATCTGATTGGCAAGCAAGAGTATATCGACGATTGGGAGGCTGCTCTAAATCAGTACTTCAGAAAGGTCAGGGTTTTTGATGCTCATAAATCCTATTTAGAAGATAGAGTCCAGCTGCTAGAGGAGCTAAAAGTCATTCACGACCAGCTTAGGCCCCAGATTAGCAAGGCAATCGAGATCATGAAGAGCGAACACCAGAGTAGACTCTACTCATCGGCTCACGTGATTGCCAATTTTATTCTGAAAGCAATCAATCTAGAACACAAAGAAGATATTGTAGATACAGACTTTGGCCCTCCCAATAAGCAGGAACTTCAAAATGCCTATCTCGATACCGTACGGAACATGGAACAATCGTGTCGGGACAAACTACTTCTATTATTTCAATATCAATGGCTAGAAACAGATGAAACCCAGCTTGAGGGGCGCTTTGAAGAGGATGATCTTTTTAGTCGACAAACGTGGGAGATCTTAGGTTTAAGTCGAACAAAACTAGTAACTCTAGGAACTGCTGTCGGTGCCTTGGCTGGGGGTGGCATCGATGTTATGGCTGGGGGAGCATCTTTACTAGTGGGAAGCGGATTAGGCGCATTTTTGGGAGGCGGTAGCTCCCTTTATCTCGCCTATTCAGATCCTACAATACTAGGCTTCAAAACGAAAAAGTCTCACTACGTTATCGGGCCCAATAAGAACCCGAACTTTCCCTGGGTGCTTCTCGATCGAGCCCTGCTCTTTGTCCAGTCCTTGCAACAACGCACCCACGCGGTGCAGGCAACTCTATCAGTGAACCATAAACCCGCTGGACTCGGTTTGAGCAGCCAACAAAACAGCAAAAGCCTAAAACGCTTAGCATGGATCTTTCGCAAATCGAAGTGGGGCCTCTCTAGAGACAGTCTCTGCGACGAACTAGCGGCTGAAATATTAACGATGATGAACTCCATAGGAAAACGAGAAAGTTCATGA
- a CDS encoding glycoside hydrolase family 6 protein, which yields MMKLSMQAMAGITLWIAQLSPDAIAKERIPFQGANAYLNPGYSEQIDKSLAIETDASLYAKMESLKQVPTTIWLESLESIVGNKTRMSLEDHLVEAARQQEALATDGKIKPMTVQVAIYNLPDRDCSALASNGKLKADEGGLEIYKREFIDVIADHFADPRFANLRIVAIIEPDSLPNMVTNLSMAPCQKVNQDKTYESGIQYALQTLSQLPNMYLYLDIAHSGWLGWDTNLGPAVTYYSQFLSEVAGDRFPLIDGFISNVSGYTPVEEEFLPDSRFAINYQQIRSADFYEWNLIFDERDFASELKKEFVKAGFPESTQFLIDTSRNGWGGPNRPLKNEGPYATPNEHVDALRIDKRPHRGSWCNADGAGIGARPQVLPYGEDDAVTAFIWGKPPGESDGTSDSSQTGPDYEGKQFDPMCSPTYVTGAGNPTGAMDDAPSAGTWFPRQFKMLIENAYPPIEVK from the coding sequence ATGATGAAACTATCGATGCAGGCTATGGCTGGCATTACCCTTTGGATCGCGCAGCTTTCCCCAGATGCCATCGCTAAGGAAAGAATTCCTTTTCAAGGTGCCAACGCCTATTTGAATCCAGGTTATTCCGAGCAAATTGATAAATCTCTAGCCATCGAAACCGATGCCAGTCTTTACGCCAAGATGGAATCGCTTAAACAGGTCCCTACAACGATCTGGCTCGAAAGCTTAGAGTCCATCGTTGGCAATAAAACACGAATGAGTTTGGAAGATCACCTTGTTGAGGCAGCTCGGCAGCAGGAAGCATTGGCGACCGACGGCAAAATAAAACCTATGACCGTGCAGGTTGCCATCTACAACCTTCCTGATCGCGACTGCTCCGCCTTAGCATCGAATGGCAAACTTAAAGCTGATGAAGGTGGGCTTGAGATCTATAAGAGAGAATTTATCGATGTGATTGCCGATCACTTCGCAGACCCTCGTTTCGCAAACCTACGAATTGTAGCCATCATTGAACCTGATTCCCTGCCCAACATGGTCACCAACTTAAGCATGGCTCCGTGCCAGAAAGTGAACCAAGACAAAACTTATGAGAGCGGCATTCAGTACGCACTTCAAACTCTTTCACAACTACCAAACATGTATCTATACCTCGACATCGCCCATTCTGGGTGGCTTGGTTGGGATACCAACCTTGGGCCAGCTGTCACCTACTATAGCCAATTTTTAAGTGAAGTTGCCGGTGATCGCTTTCCATTGATCGACGGCTTTATCAGCAACGTTTCAGGTTACACTCCGGTTGAGGAGGAGTTTTTGCCCGACTCGCGGTTTGCCATAAACTATCAGCAAATCCGATCAGCTGATTTCTACGAATGGAATCTGATCTTCGATGAGCGTGACTTTGCCAGTGAATTAAAGAAAGAGTTTGTGAAAGCTGGATTCCCGGAGAGTACCCAATTCTTGATCGATACCTCCCGCAACGGCTGGGGCGGACCTAATCGACCATTGAAGAACGAGGGGCCTTACGCTACACCCAACGAGCATGTTGATGCACTCAGAATCGATAAGAGACCGCACCGAGGCAGTTGGTGCAATGCTGATGGTGCTGGTATCGGAGCTAGGCCGCAAGTTTTGCCTTACGGTGAAGATGATGCCGTGACAGCCTTTATCTGGGGCAAACCACCAGGAGAGTCCGATGGCACCAGCGATTCTTCCCAAACAGGCCCAGATTACGAAGGCAAGCAGTTCGATCCTATGTGTAGTCCCACCTATGTAACGGGCGCTGGCAACCCCACGGGTGCGATGGACGATGCACCTTCTGCAGGAACCTGGTTTCCTAGGCAGTTTAAGATGCTCATTGAAAATGCCTACCCACCAATTGAAGTGAAATAA
- a CDS encoding PIN domain-containing protein, with product MYILDSNIILEAIKPEPNQGVMRWLSTEIGFGVTAITIEEISFAIHEMSDGKEKDAHLVWFKQLLLFNPDIAIIPYDGASASLFGEMYGKLRTKGLKPRKVDLQIAAIAKVNRSVVATSNTEEFLHYGVSLVNPFEINIA from the coding sequence GTGTACATACTCGATAGCAATATTATCCTTGAGGCCATCAAGCCAGAGCCCAACCAAGGGGTGATGCGGTGGCTTTCGACGGAAATTGGCTTTGGAGTTACAGCGATCACCATCGAAGAGATTAGTTTTGCCATCCACGAAATGAGTGATGGGAAGGAAAAAGATGCCCATCTGGTCTGGTTTAAGCAGTTGCTACTCTTCAACCCTGATATTGCTATCATCCCATATGATGGGGCAAGTGCCAGCCTGTTTGGAGAGATGTATGGCAAGCTACGAACGAAGGGGCTCAAACCTCGAAAGGTGGATCTTCAGATTGCGGCTATCGCTAAGGTCAATCGCTCCGTGGTCGCAACCAGCAATACAGAAGAATTTCTTCATTACGGGGTCTCTTTGGTGAACCCCTTCGAAATCAATATTGCATAG
- a CDS encoding type II toxin-antitoxin system Phd/YefM family antitoxin, with product MSSWSVKDAKNDFSKLIKATNEEPQVITSHGQKVAVVYRYDDRKHEVSFPKKNLEQFLEDTRKHFEESGISGMIKVGGE from the coding sequence ATGAGTTCGTGGTCAGTAAAAGATGCTAAAAATGACTTCTCTAAGCTGATCAAGGCGACCAACGAGGAGCCGCAGGTTATCACGAGCCACGGTCAAAAGGTTGCCGTCGTGTACCGTTATGACGATCGCAAGCATGAAGTCAGCTTTCCAAAGAAAAATCTTGAGCAGTTTCTGGAAGATACGCGGAAACATTTCGAAGAGTCAGGAATCAGCGGAATGATCAAAGTTGGTGGTGAATAA
- a CDS encoding glutathione S-transferase family protein has translation MIQIYGAKISRAIRCLWAAEELNLEVEFIPVEMSLKGLRSPEFLALNPNGKVPVLKDDSFVLWESGAICSYLARLQPEQDLLPRDSKKQGLCEQWMQFAIAEVDAHLWAHRRHTFIYPEEKRIAEVVPSLHYEFKRSMGVLDQGLSNKDYLLGDFTLADIMIGQTLFWAVESQFPLVHDSIEQYVRRLRGRSGFRRVIEKYVKS, from the coding sequence ATGATCCAAATCTATGGTGCAAAGATTTCCCGAGCTATTCGTTGTCTTTGGGCTGCTGAAGAACTGAATCTTGAAGTTGAGTTTATTCCTGTCGAGATGAGCCTCAAGGGACTTCGCTCACCTGAGTTTTTGGCACTCAATCCCAATGGGAAGGTACCAGTGCTCAAAGATGATAGTTTTGTCCTGTGGGAGTCAGGTGCGATCTGCTCCTATCTTGCTCGGCTTCAACCTGAGCAAGACCTGCTACCAAGAGACTCAAAGAAGCAAGGACTTTGTGAGCAATGGATGCAGTTTGCGATTGCCGAGGTGGATGCCCACCTCTGGGCGCACCGACGGCACACTTTCATTTATCCCGAGGAAAAACGAATCGCCGAAGTTGTGCCGTCGCTTCATTATGAATTTAAGCGTTCCATGGGTGTTTTGGATCAAGGTCTAAGCAATAAAGACTATCTTCTTGGTGACTTTACCTTGGCAGATATCATGATAGGTCAAACCTTATTTTGGGCGGTGGAGTCTCAATTTCCACTTGTGCATGACAGCATCGAGCAATACGTGAGGCGTCTGCGTGGCCGGTCCGGATTTCGTCGAGTCATTGAAAAATATGTCAAATCCTAA
- a CDS encoding type I phosphomannose isomerase catalytic subunit, translated as MALNMNAVFEEPMTVSVSDPVLLSFDQFTPLRRTPWAGTNISKMFKADLVPSAVDTPIGESWEFSCDPAYPSKILSTGQLLADFVREHSDQVLSPKLSASSKGACEILVKLLNAASPLSLQVHPEDGDPNLGPKECGKPESWLVLHAEPGAGIYVGFSRSLDKDELRKVLLDGDRAKDVLQFVPVKPGDYFEIKPGVPHAIGPGVTLLEPQRIFPGKSGKTYRMWDWGRKYDNQGRLDPNGEPRPLHVDEALRIIDPENQVGMKFVRSTMEAFHTIGLDESIIHQYPKNDHYQVHHIFKEDDEPIRLAVADGYGVFLSCEGRFKLKEAVSVGVGQPVLLPHQAMPLSMSGRGQAVLVTPAMSQVKFSKA; from the coding sequence ATGGCCTTGAACATGAATGCTGTTTTTGAGGAGCCCATGACCGTGTCGGTTTCAGATCCTGTGTTGCTTTCGTTTGACCAGTTCACCCCCCTAAGGCGAACCCCTTGGGCAGGGACCAACATCAGTAAAATGTTTAAGGCGGATTTGGTCCCGAGTGCAGTTGACACGCCAATTGGCGAGTCTTGGGAATTTTCTTGCGATCCAGCATACCCTTCTAAGATTCTCAGCACTGGTCAACTGTTGGCGGACTTTGTCCGTGAGCACAGTGATCAGGTCTTATCACCAAAATTGAGCGCCTCGTCAAAAGGTGCCTGTGAAATTCTAGTCAAGTTATTGAATGCTGCAAGCCCTCTATCGCTGCAGGTTCATCCTGAAGATGGGGATCCTAACTTGGGGCCCAAAGAGTGCGGCAAGCCAGAGTCTTGGCTTGTCCTTCATGCGGAACCGGGAGCTGGAATTTATGTGGGCTTCTCTCGCTCATTAGATAAAGACGAGCTTAGAAAAGTTTTATTGGACGGCGATCGAGCGAAAGACGTCCTTCAATTTGTTCCGGTCAAACCAGGAGATTATTTTGAGATTAAGCCCGGAGTTCCTCACGCTATTGGGCCTGGGGTGACTCTTCTTGAGCCTCAGCGAATTTTCCCCGGGAAAAGTGGTAAAACTTATCGGATGTGGGATTGGGGACGCAAATACGATAACCAAGGACGGCTCGATCCTAATGGGGAGCCGCGGCCACTGCATGTTGACGAGGCCTTGAGGATCATAGACCCTGAAAATCAAGTGGGGATGAAGTTTGTTCGCTCAACCATGGAAGCTTTTCATACCATCGGCCTCGATGAATCAATCATCCATCAGTACCCCAAAAATGACCATTATCAAGTCCATCATATATTCAAAGAAGACGATGAGCCTATTCGTTTGGCCGTGGCCGATGGCTACGGTGTGTTTTTGTCATGTGAGGGCCGATTTAAGCTGAAAGAAGCCGTTTCAGTGGGTGTGGGGCAACCGGTGCTCTTACCCCATCAGGCGATGCCACTGTCAATGAGTGGGCGGGGGCAGGCGGTACTTGTGACGCCTGCCATGTCGCAAGTGAAATTCTCCAAGGCTTGA
- a CDS encoding TonB-dependent receptor: MLYRRIAKSLILGSPLVFSGTLFGQEGESGEKAERIQVTGSRIKRMDMEGSSPITVIDRQAIEISGSQTVTDVLKTLPAVVGNSVTTSTTNGGGGGAGNITLRGLPATATLVLLNGRRLPNDGLAGETPDLNAIPVAAIERIEVLKDGASAVYGSDAIAGVVNIITKKDFTGTSVDVYAGAASEGDLETTSVSVTYGAASDKGNIMIGVNHYRQGNVRSADRDVSSYPLGGGSSAIPNGSAVVTTAGSGFTCADGEESCRVTVRDGVTEITGVGDFREVSGDEYNYSELTDAIMAQERRSVYLYGNYDISDTVRANLTSTYTNTLSNYQSAPTPIFTAFETGSLTMAADNEFNPFGEALTDVRRRMTDFGPRQSTFDSNVTNLVLGLEGDLLDIGWGWNFDYNYGNTKTIETAENLVNKANFTASISSPAVCDALEELGCVPVNMFGPDGSLSAEQIAWLKTEANIRGEADTESFVFNIGGEIGSLPGGPISIAGGLEYRREAIKFRPDGQTSSFNSIGNTNFKPTSGDREVSEAYLEALLPVVKMVDVELAARYSSYDDFGNTFNPKVGLKFKPVQDFILRGTYSTGFRAPSLRELYQGEAENFAFLNDPCASDASKCNGGPQSDSSLFQFLALEGGNEDLDPEESTSYTFGLAYSPSWGLNVKADYFFVETKNAIDINPQFIVDQYRNNGLFSDKIVLDSNNNIRTIQATALNLAARKVKGVDFGVDYTTRFGTDRFGVALTGTKFLEYLNQADKSSDFVDVVGKFVDAASEGVGSIPDHKLNLGFSYGVGGFTLNLTNNYTSKLEAEGSDLDKDFEAWLTHDVQATYTVTSWATTFTLGADNITNKEPPSSDAAFNDNIDARTHNLIGSFYYASVSTEL; encoded by the coding sequence ATGCTGTATCGTAGAATAGCAAAATCCCTCATACTTGGAAGCCCTCTCGTCTTCTCCGGAACTCTCTTTGGTCAAGAAGGTGAGTCAGGGGAAAAAGCTGAAAGGATCCAAGTTACCGGGTCACGTATCAAACGGATGGATATGGAAGGGTCATCCCCAATCACTGTTATCGATAGACAGGCCATCGAAATATCCGGCTCGCAAACAGTAACCGACGTTCTAAAAACCCTCCCAGCAGTTGTCGGAAACTCGGTCACAACATCGACAACTAATGGTGGGGGTGGGGGTGCTGGAAACATCACCCTGCGAGGCTTACCCGCAACAGCAACCCTTGTACTTCTTAATGGAAGACGCTTGCCTAACGACGGGTTGGCTGGTGAAACTCCAGACTTAAATGCTATTCCGGTAGCAGCTATCGAGCGCATTGAGGTTCTTAAAGATGGTGCTTCAGCGGTATATGGCTCCGATGCAATTGCCGGGGTTGTCAACATCATCACTAAAAAAGACTTCACTGGCACCAGTGTTGATGTCTACGCCGGAGCGGCATCGGAAGGTGACCTAGAGACCACAAGCGTGAGCGTCACCTACGGAGCAGCGAGTGACAAAGGCAACATCATGATCGGCGTGAATCACTATCGTCAGGGGAACGTTCGCTCCGCTGATCGTGATGTATCGAGCTATCCGCTAGGTGGTGGCAGCTCTGCGATTCCTAATGGTAGTGCAGTTGTTACAACTGCTGGTAGCGGTTTTACCTGTGCTGATGGCGAGGAAAGCTGCCGTGTAACAGTTCGAGATGGGGTGACCGAAATTACTGGAGTCGGAGATTTCCGTGAGGTAAGTGGCGACGAGTACAACTACTCAGAACTTACTGATGCAATTATGGCACAGGAACGGCGAAGCGTTTACCTTTATGGCAATTACGACATTTCCGATACTGTTCGTGCAAACTTAACATCAACCTACACGAACACCTTAAGCAATTACCAATCAGCACCGACTCCAATCTTTACGGCCTTTGAAACTGGCAGTTTGACCATGGCTGCTGACAACGAGTTCAACCCATTCGGAGAAGCCCTTACCGACGTCAGACGACGAATGACAGACTTCGGGCCTCGTCAAAGTACCTTCGACTCCAATGTAACGAACCTAGTTCTTGGTTTGGAAGGCGACCTTCTCGATATTGGTTGGGGATGGAACTTCGACTACAACTATGGCAACACCAAAACCATTGAAACCGCTGAGAACCTAGTCAACAAGGCTAATTTTACAGCATCGATCAGCAGCCCCGCTGTGTGTGATGCACTTGAAGAGCTCGGTTGTGTGCCAGTCAATATGTTCGGCCCTGACGGTTCACTTTCTGCGGAACAGATTGCTTGGCTTAAGACTGAAGCTAACATTCGCGGCGAAGCGGACACTGAGTCTTTCGTCTTCAATATCGGCGGAGAAATTGGCTCACTTCCTGGAGGACCTATTTCGATTGCTGGCGGTTTAGAGTATCGCCGCGAAGCGATCAAGTTTAGACCGGATGGTCAGACATCCAGCTTCAACTCAATCGGTAACACGAACTTTAAGCCAACCTCAGGTGATCGAGAAGTTAGTGAAGCCTATCTTGAAGCTTTACTTCCAGTGGTGAAGATGGTCGATGTAGAGTTAGCCGCACGCTACTCGAGCTACGATGACTTTGGCAACACCTTCAACCCAAAGGTCGGCTTGAAGTTCAAACCCGTTCAAGATTTCATCCTTCGAGGAACCTACTCTACTGGCTTCCGAGCGCCAAGTTTGAGAGAGCTTTACCAGGGTGAAGCTGAAAACTTTGCTTTCTTAAATGATCCCTGTGCCAGTGATGCCTCTAAGTGTAACGGTGGCCCGCAAAGTGACTCCTCTCTATTTCAGTTTCTAGCGCTAGAAGGTGGCAACGAAGACCTCGATCCTGAAGAGTCGACCAGCTATACATTTGGATTGGCCTACTCACCTAGTTGGGGGCTTAATGTAAAGGCGGATTACTTCTTTGTTGAAACGAAGAATGCTATCGACATCAACCCACAGTTTATCGTCGACCAGTACAGGAACAATGGCTTGTTCTCTGATAAGATCGTGCTCGATAGTAACAACAACATCCGAACTATTCAGGCCACCGCATTGAACTTAGCTGCTCGAAAGGTCAAGGGGGTCGACTTTGGAGTTGACTATACCACACGATTTGGAACCGACCGATTTGGAGTGGCTCTAACAGGTACCAAGTTTCTTGAGTATCTCAACCAGGCAGACAAGTCTTCAGACTTCGTCGACGTTGTAGGAAAATTCGTCGATGCAGCGTCTGAAGGAGTTGGATCGATTCCAGATCATAAGCTCAACCTTGGCTTTTCTTATGGAGTCGGTGGGTTTACTCTAAACTTAACGAACAACTACACCAGCAAACTTGAGGCTGAAGGCTCCGATTTGGACAAAGATTTTGAAGCCTGGTTAACTCATGACGTCCAGGCAACCTACACGGTGACATCATGGGCGACCACATTCACCCTTGGAGCTGATAACATCACCAACAAGGAGCCCCCCTCCTCGGATGCAGCATTCAATGATAATATTGATGCCCGAACTCACAATCTCATAGGTTCGTTCTACTACGCTAGTGTGTCCACTGAATTGTAA
- a CDS encoding NINE protein encodes MTQSVQNDTHSTLVGYILWIFGFMGAHRFYFGKTISGLIWFFTGGLLLVGWIVDLFLIPGMDSEADRRFSKGELDYTVGWILLTFLGVFGLHRFYMGKWVTGLLYLCTVGLLGVGIVYDFLTLNNQIHMENRSRMLA; translated from the coding sequence GTGACACAATCTGTACAAAATGATACCCATTCGACTTTGGTCGGCTACATTCTTTGGATTTTTGGCTTTATGGGAGCCCATCGTTTCTATTTCGGGAAAACGATCTCAGGTTTAATCTGGTTTTTTACGGGAGGCCTGCTGCTTGTTGGCTGGATCGTCGATCTGTTCCTTATTCCAGGAATGGACTCTGAGGCTGATCGAAGGTTCTCAAAAGGGGAGCTTGATTATACCGTTGGCTGGATTTTACTAACTTTCCTTGGGGTTTTTGGTCTGCATCGGTTTTATATGGGTAAGTGGGTTACTGGGCTTCTCTATCTGTGTACCGTCGGGCTGCTGGGAGTCGGAATCGTCTATGATTTCCTTACTTTAAATAACCAAATACACATGGAAAATCGCAGCCGGATGCTTGCCTAA
- a CDS encoding DUF2282 domain-containing protein, with protein sequence MKKESLLFASMIGLGLSGLALAGSKPEWAKKGDTIVKCKGVAKKGKNDCGANGHACAGQAKVDNDPNEWVYVPSGLCEKIGGSVAKKVKVK encoded by the coding sequence ATGAAAAAAGAATCGCTTCTCTTCGCATCAATGATCGGTCTAGGACTCAGTGGATTGGCACTTGCCGGCAGTAAGCCTGAATGGGCTAAAAAAGGTGATACCATCGTCAAGTGCAAAGGAGTTGCCAAAAAAGGGAAAAATGATTGTGGTGCCAACGGCCATGCCTGCGCTGGCCAAGCTAAAGTTGATAACGACCCGAATGAGTGGGTATATGTCCCTTCAGGTTTGTGTGAAAAAATTGGTGGATCGGTGGCCAAGAAAGTCAAGGTTAAATGA
- a CDS encoding DUF692 domain-containing protein, whose product MTLPTVHSGVGLSLHLDQIDEFLASGANLPYVEVVADNWLSPGPHHKKLEQIRQDYDILFHCVSGNLGGLDPIDLDYWQAIQSLRKRYQPKHVSDHLCFSRDEGTYFHDLLPIPFNEESLKRCEERVLLVQDMISEAILIENLSYYFEYPESTMAEDQFINQLCLTCDSYILLDLNNIWVNEQNLSHSAANYLKNINRDRVREIHLAGPEKIDNRWVDTHGSFVQDSVLEYLETFLANHSVPVIYERDRHRPSFGKLLEECSQINAKIGYYPWTTP is encoded by the coding sequence ATGACCCTACCTACGGTGCATTCAGGTGTGGGCCTCAGCCTACACTTGGATCAAATAGACGAATTCTTAGCGAGTGGAGCAAATCTTCCCTATGTTGAAGTTGTTGCCGACAATTGGCTGAGTCCGGGACCTCACCATAAAAAACTAGAACAGATTCGCCAAGACTACGACATACTTTTTCACTGTGTCAGCGGAAATTTGGGCGGACTGGATCCCATAGACCTTGATTACTGGCAAGCGATTCAGAGCTTAAGAAAGCGGTACCAGCCCAAGCATGTTTCTGATCACCTATGCTTTTCTCGGGATGAAGGCACTTACTTTCATGACCTGCTGCCGATTCCATTTAACGAAGAATCTCTGAAGCGTTGCGAGGAGAGAGTCCTACTGGTGCAAGACATGATATCAGAAGCAATTCTAATCGAAAATCTATCTTATTACTTTGAGTATCCTGAATCGACCATGGCAGAGGATCAATTTATTAATCAGCTTTGCCTAACATGTGACAGCTATATTCTCTTGGATCTCAACAACATCTGGGTGAATGAACAAAATCTAAGTCATTCTGCTGCAAACTACCTTAAGAATATCAATCGCGACCGTGTCCGCGAAATTCACCTTGCTGGGCCAGAGAAGATTGATAACCGCTGGGTCGATACCCATGGTAGCTTTGTTCAAGATTCCGTTCTGGAATATCTTGAGACATTTCTGGCAAACCATTCAGTGCCTGTAATATACGAGCGGGATCGTCATCGACCATCATTTGGTAAGCTCCTGGAAGAGTGCTCACAAATCAATGCTAAAATAGGATACTATCCATGGACCACCCCTTGA
- a CDS encoding putative DNA-binding domain-containing protein yields MSTKQLELHPYIQNYLFNHLDALKEAFPATYRFLGENNFKYFGRLYLLDNPPGKANIDLYGEDFPEFLGKQDEFREMVYLKDIAAIDYLWFLQNTEEATVRVADGTLNLWRGLVDEVELEEIEIDTNQPVDISCHWHQGELVLAAQLVT; encoded by the coding sequence ATGTCTACCAAACAGCTTGAGCTGCATCCATATATTCAGAATTATCTGTTCAATCACCTGGATGCTCTCAAGGAGGCATTTCCTGCCACCTACCGCTTCTTGGGGGAAAACAACTTTAAGTACTTCGGGAGGCTTTACCTTTTGGATAACCCTCCTGGTAAAGCCAATATCGATCTCTATGGCGAAGATTTTCCAGAATTTCTAGGAAAACAAGATGAATTCAGAGAGATGGTCTATCTAAAAGACATTGCCGCCATAGACTATCTTTGGTTTCTGCAAAACACAGAGGAGGCAACTGTTCGAGTTGCAGACGGTACCCTTAACTTGTGGCGAGGGCTTGTCGACGAAGTTGAGCTTGAAGAAATCGAGATTGATACCAATCAGCCGGTGGATATTAGCTGCCACTGGCATCAGGGGGAGCTTGTACTGGCTGCCCAGTTAGTGACCTAG